The DNA window tcttttagcttttgggcgaaatttctgatgacaggttccctttaatgtgccaCCAAGATAACTCTTCTTGCAATGTGGCCCAGAGACACCAAAAGGATGGATACCCTTGATAATAGAGCATCTCTGGGTCAAGGCAGAAGTTGCTGTTCGCAGCATGGCCGTACTGTACCTCCTGTTATTCCTATAGAAGAACATTATCATTGCCATGTGAATCTGTGCCAGCAGGTGTCGCTGCAGTTGTGAAAGCCAAAGTGTGAGATGGTGAGGAATACATTTGGAATGTCGGTCTCCTGCCACAGGAGGTCTCTGTCATCTCTTGCATAGGCTATGTTGTAGACTTCATGGTATAGAGCAGTGATTCTAGTGAGCAGAAAGAATGAAGACATGTGGGAGCAACATCCTTTGAAATTGGTGTCTTTGGTATCCTGGAGAAATGTGTTTCTATTCCAGTAATGTTTGAAGGTTAGAAATAAAGCTATGTTGGGGATGAATACGGTTGGATGCAAAGTCATATTCCTCAGAATACATCTGCTGTGACTCAAGTGAAAGGCCCTCTTACCAGCTGACGTCTGATCCATGCCTCGAATGACAAGCCCATCTTCCCCTTTCTCGGCCATTCAGCTATTGGCTTACGGGACAGCCAGGCAATCTTATCCGCAGCCAGGTTTTGGTTGGTAAGTCCTGAGCTTAGGCCCCACCACACTTCACGGTGGGTGCATGCCGGCAGACGTGGAGTTTGTCGCCAAACACAGTCAGTCAGGCATAAACCTCATCGCTAACAGAACTATACAAATTTAAGCTAGCTAAAAAGACTTCTTAAAACCCTCTTTTTGGAGAGCTATGTTTGGGTGTGAGGAAAATGGATAGATTAGAGAATTGGTAAGTTTGTAAACTGCTGTGCTGCATCACTTCTGGGTCGGTCACTTGCATAAATTTTATTACATAGTTTTCCTCAGATTAAATTCCTGCTATCACATTAGGTGGAAGCATTGGTTAGGTAAATTAGAGTATATTTGGTAGAACACTTTGGCCTACAAGGTTGTGCGGCGCAGTGGTCCTAGTCGACTAGATGTGTGTGAAATATTCTGGGGTTTTCCTTTCTCTTGTGGTTTGAGGAACATAGACCCAGTTGTCAGTAAAGAAAGTTTGCTTAATAATTGTGTTCTGGTCATGTTCCTTGTCCACTTATCCACGGTCTGCTGTAGTCTGGAGAGACCACCTCAACGGTCTACAAAAGAAGGCCGATCAGCAACTTGTTCGATGTCTCCAATAAAGTGTGTTTCTCTCATTGTTTCTTGTGTGTTTCTCATTGTTTCTAAAAAAAATCTGgaaacttgtccagcaaaaaaacaaaaatagaacATCCATGACTAAACAgaagaaaagaaacaaaaaaggaTTGTCTAAAGGAGATACTTTAATGCTTTTTAAAGCCAAGTTATTGATATTAAATATGCACTAAATGGATGTGGATTATGTTTACGTGAGCCATAAATTCAACGTCTAAACTAAAAAGTTCAAACGTCGCTTAAAATAATGTATATTCTTAGTATTAGCGCTTACCCCTATGGCCATCCTTAGGTCCATGCTTCCTGGCCTTCATTTACTGCTTATGATCTGAATACTTTTAGCTCCAgaagaaaaacacacaaaaactttCCAATTCTTTGCACCTTGGAGACTTTGTTCTTGTGGGACCTTTCTCTGTTGTAGAAGATTATAAAATCAAAGTATCCTGTGAGACTGTATAGAATGGATTTACTCATTCAGGTATGTGAGATCGGGGTGCGGCTGCTCACTGGTCTGTGACggtagactgattctcagtcaacttGTGCGGTGATACATTTTATCTGTGCTGCAATTTAGTGGTCTATATTTCTGGTGATGAGGAGATTCATATCAGACTCTCTACAGCTCCTGCTGATCTGAGTGTCTCTGCACGTTATCAGTGCAGCAGCCGTCAGGTCTGTATATGGCCCCAACTCACTGACTATGTATGCACATCCATACAATGCACAATGAAAAGACGGCGTCTCTGTGCTGCGTCCATGTAACACTATCAGGAGGTTACAAAAAGCATGTTCCAATCTGTAGCCCTCAATACTTGATACCACATACCGCTTTATATTCTTTGCTTCTGAGGTCCTTTTACACCAGTGATAGATTTAATTTTTGTATCTAATGCCAACTTCAGGCTTTAGAGGAATTTTATATATGCAGCCATTTAACTTATTTTGTCTTTTCTTTCTGCATTTCTTTGCGTTTTTAGCCAACTCACAGGGTCCCTCTGTAAAGTATAGAAACCACATGCacaatagtaataaaaataattaatatgTTGTTGACTTGTTTTATTCAACCAATAGTTTTGGATGCAAATTATATTACCTTACTACTGTAATGTTCGAGTTGACCACATTAGTGGGCAGAATGGTGGCTCCGTGagatgctggggtcctgggttctaatcctaTGAAGGATAacttctgcaaggagtctgtatgttcttcccatgtttgcGGGGGTTTTCTCCGGGTTTCCAGTTTacatccacactccaaagacataatgatagggaatttatattgtgaggggacagtgatgatgtctgtaaagcgctgtggaagtaatagtgctacataagtgagtaaaataaatagataTCTAGTgcttatgtgtcgcccggggacaaggggtactcagatctgggccacggggctacttctgtgggtatcacggtggcgtgacccggtctgtgatcccaggctccacagtaagaaggggattaggtaagggagattgtccgtgacgccacccgtggtgtgcggtgaggtaacggagcaccgccgctgccggttaatggatcccggggatggtggtgggcagcaaggtggtgatttccctccacgggtagggtgttggtgttccGGGACcctggtgaggtggtgcagggaggagatggagacggtctgagagctgtgcgtccggttggaccgggggatgttgttactcacagttcgctttgcaagaaaattcacacagagtcaggaattaaccagaaactaccggagtccacagccttcggtacggagggtgttagtgtctcacacacggtgcagcagcccctgttctttccctgcagccaggtgcctctttctcctctctttctcctcagccgggaacggggagtccactcccctgcagtgatccgggtcacccttggtagcagcgggccactaccctgcccggctacctctggcccccttcctcactaacagcctgtcccggcccttttggagcacacttctgtagcagcccgggagctacaactccgggctcttctcctcctctctccctctccacacactctgctccagcccctcccctcctgctctgttttgctcttacactgggggaggtggtttgtcctgctgcactggtgtgggatcaggttaccaaggaggattaactctttctgtgacaacctggctttgccagggcgtcacacttacatcaCCTCCTGTAAGATTGGTGACACGGTGACTGGAAGGATCACCTCTGGCGCCATATTGCCAAAGGCTTTTCTCTTTGTCCCGCTGTAATATGGGGTTATTTAGCAGACACTAGTATCACAGTGTGTAGTGTGAAATAAATGGGGGTATTGTGGCGCAATTTTGTACTGTTAACATTGCGTTTTAGCCATACGTAAGTGGCTTCCGACTGAAGCCATTAAAAATAGTGTCCAGGCATATCCACTATTGGGACCAGTTACTTTAATGAAACAGATGGAGCCACTTTATGCTCTGTGTGACCTTAGTTTCTTCTGTTTCTGCCTTTTTGAAGCAGGCACAAAAAGTGAGGCCTACTGTGTTTTCGTGCCCATTTCAAAAAGGCAGAAGCAGACGAAAATAAGGTCACAAAGTGGCTCCCATCTGCTTCATTAAATTCAATGGCGCTGTCGGCTGAATCCTGTTTTTCATGTCTTCAGATGGATCCTCATTGGAACCACTAACGCGAGTTAAAGACCTGAGGTGAACTTGTAAAGATTATTACAATGGATTGAAGTATAACCATCTGAAAATCGTTATGGACTTAAAAAGGAAGTTACTAGTGTGGATCTGACCTATGCTAAAAACTAAATAATGTGCTTCTCCGTGAGTACAGCCGTGCTTATGTACCTGTCAAGCTACTGCTAGGGGGCGCTGGGACTCCGATAGaaagagaactcctgagtgcagtaagacagaagcccactagagatCGCTAACACAAGAGCAGAGATAGttgatcagtcagggtctatgctgGGATGTCGCATCTGACccgaggagaaaacaagccaaagtcaaagaacaaagCTGAGGTTGGATaccaggagagcaagtaagcacaggggagggagtggAGGACACAGAACAGGACCAGAGTCCAGAGGACAGGGAGGAGCAGAGGTAAGGTCAGAAAGGAGAGATGGAGGTCAGGACCAACAGTATCAGGTAGGAGaacaagaaacagagaacttctctGAGGAatagtgcatgcagcagagccagaaataataCGGGTGGCGTCCCAAaagtagcagcaccaagatatggcgtcACGACCGCCGGAACAAGGCCAGAACAAACAGGCCCCTCTCAAGAGACCTAAACCCCGGAGGCAGGGTACATGCACTACTTCAGAAATGGCAGAGCCAAGTGTGAATCATGACAGTACCTCCCGAGCGTGTAGCCTAAGTGCCTCTTCGGAGATCAGTGAAGGTTGAGTTACGACTTGTCTTAGAGACTTTGTTAATCTTCCTTGATAAATCTTTTGTAGAATCCAGGTTGTATTAAAATGTCATCTTATCCTTTCCAGAATTCAAacagccttgaaaatgtggttttgcaaAACCGAACCCCCATTACATATTTTATTATTATGGGGATTTCACAGGTACCCTAGCTGCAGGCCTTGGTGTTCCTCCTCGTCCTGATCTTATATCTCATAACGGTAACTGGAAATATGACCCTTCTCCTGCTTGTCTGCCTGGAGACTCATCTTCACACCCCCATGTACTTCTTTTTGGGAAACTTATCCTTTCTAGATGTGTTTTGCTTGACAATAACCCTACATAAAATACTCTTATCCTACATGTCTGGAGATAAAACTGTGTCCTTCACCAACTGTATGTCACAAATGTACATCTTTTCCTCCTTGACCTGCAATGAGCTGTTGATACTGACCGCCATGAGTTATGACCGGTATGTGGCCATATGTAATCCCCTGCACTACCACATGATTATGAACCGTAGAATCTGTGTTCTTTTATCCACAGTCTGTTGGGCGTTGGGTTTTGTAGAGGTCATACCTCACATGTTAGCCATATCTCGCTTTTCCTGCTACAAGTCCAATGAGATTAACCACTACTTCTGTGACATTTTGCCGATCATGAAGCTGTCTTGTAGTGACACTACTCTTCTGAGGCTCATTATATTTATTGAAGGGTTGTTCCTTGTGAGTTTTACCCCTTTCCTTCTCACCTTTATCTCCTATGTCTTCATTATTGCCACCATCCTCAGGATACGTTCCAGGACGGGGAGACGTAAAGCCTTCTACACATGTTCTTCACACCTCACAGTGGTCATTATCCTCTACGTGAGTCTTGTCTGCCAATATCTACGACCAAGCTCTACAGACACTTTGGACTCCAACAAGCTTTTTTCCTTATTTAACACAGCGGCTGTTCCCGTCTTAAACCCATTtatttatagtctgaaaaataaagATGTAAAGTCGGCGGCGAGAAAGCAGCTGAAATGGCTAACAATATAAGCAAAGTGTTAAATTCATCCTCAAGGACGCTGCTATTCAGCCTCATATTACCGAGGTGGACTCTTGTGTGATTTTTGTGGGGGCCATTGATCCATTTATCACATATTTCACATTTTTTATTGGTCATTGATAAGTTGTATTACTGACAAATAAATTCACATGTTAAAATACATATTGTTCTGATTTTCTATTTTTCCGTTTGATGGAGAGCTCTGATAGCAAGATCTTGACTTTCTTGCTAATTTCCGAGTGTGATGGAGGGTAAAGTTTGTGATAAATGATGTCCTATTGAAATAAATTTACTGTGTCATATGAGTATAAGTCTTCATCTACGCACATTGTTCACAGTTAGCTCAGATAACCATATTTTTGGTTGGTGTGGTGTCCATGTTCATGAAGGAATGCACACTTACCATTGTAAGCCAACCGGCCAAGTTACAGAAGCAACATGTGCTCTCTCTTTTACAGGCAAGAAAAGATAGTTTCAATTGTGTACGTATGCTCATGGGATACAgataagcagtggcgtaactaccgcggtcgcgaccgggcccgggaggttaggggccaggcggccgccaggcagatcagccgccagctcctgtcagtgtaagaggagctgcgctgatctgtcacagaccacgcggccgctatttgacccgctgccgccgccgacaccgggcccccctgccttgtGTCAGCAGCGGCACCGGGgttccctgcctggtgtcagcggctgtggcgtctcccccgtcaccgcgcacagtaatgatgaagcgtgCCGCGCTAtggatcaccattctccccctgtgcggtgacgtcactcccaagcgactgctgtgctgagtgcacagagtgcaggacgggaggacgctgtccgcagcaccgggagaacgagcagcggggaggacagcagtggtggaaggaagagagaaggtgagtacttgttgttgttttttttttttttgtttttaatataagtgagtaaacggtggccagaagcttgggaaggcagttctggggaagctgcattattatacatggaggcctggagaggctgttttatacatggaggtctgaggaggctgcattatatatggaggtctggggaagctgcattattatacatggaggcctggagaggctgctttatacatggaggtctgaggaggctacattatatatggaggcctggagaggctgctttatacatggagatctgaggaggttgctttatacatggaggtctggagaggctgcattattatacatggaggcctggagaggctgcattattatacatggaggcctggagaggctgcattattatacatggaggcctggagaggctgcattattatacatggaggcctggagaggctgcattattatacatggaggcctggagaggctgcattatacatggaggcctggagaggcttctttatacatgaggcctggagaggctgctttatacatggaggtctgaggaggctgcattatatatggaggtctggggaagctgcattattatacatggaggcctggagaggctgctttatacatggaggtctgaggaggctacattatatatggaggcctggagaggctgctttatacatggagatctgaggaggttgctttatacatggaggtctggagaggctgcattattatacatggaggcctggagaggctgcattattatacatggaggcctggagaggctgcattattatacatggaggcctggagaggctgctttatacatggaggcctggagaggctgctttatacatggaggcctggagaggctgcattattatacatggaggcctggagaggctgcattattatacatggaggtctggagaggctgcattattatacatggaggcctggagaggctgcattattatacatggaggcctggagaggctgcattattatacatggaggcctggagaggctgctttatacatggaggcctggagaggctgcattattatacatgcaggcctggagaggctgctttatacatggaggtctgaggaggctgaatTATATatagaggtctggggaagctgcattattatacatggaggcctggagaggctgctttatacatggaggtctgagaaggttgctttatacatgaaggcctggagaggctgcattattatacatggaggcctggagaggctgctttatacatggaggcctggagaggctgcattattatacatggaggcctggagaggctgcattattatacatggaggcctggagaggctgcattattatacatggaggcctggagaggctgctttatacatggatgcctggagaggttgctttatacatgaggcctggagaggctgctttatacatggaggtctggggaggctgcattatat is part of the Anomaloglossus baeobatrachus isolate aAnoBae1 chromosome 9, aAnoBae1.hap1, whole genome shotgun sequence genome and encodes:
- the LOC142250284 gene encoding olfactory receptor 6C1-like, which translates into the protein MSGDKTVSFTNCMSQMYIFSSLTCNELLILTAMSYDRYVAICNPLHYHMIMNRRICVLLSTVCWALGFVEVIPHMLAISRFSCYKSNEINHYFCDILPIMKLSCSDTTLLRLIIFIEGLFLVSFTPFLLTFISYVFIIATILRIRSRTGRRKAFYTCSSHLTVVIILYVSLVCQYLRPSSTDTLDSNKLFSLFNTAAVPVLNPFIYSLKNKDVKSAARKQLKWLTI